The DNA window TGATATCAAATGTCGCACTGCAGGAATTTCACCTAATGCGGTAGTAATTGTAGCAACTGTTAGAGCTCTTAAATACCATGGCGGCCAATCTCTTAAGACATTAAATGAGATCAACCCCAAAGCGGTGGAAAAAGGTTGTGCCAACTTAGAAAAACATTTGGAGAATGCGAAAGCTTTTGGACTTCCTGTTGTAGTGGCGATTAATCGTTTTGACAAAGACAGTGATGAAGAATTAGCTGTTATTAAAAATAAATGTGAGGCTTTGGGCGCAGAGGCAGTTTTCTCAGAGGTTTGGGCTAAAGGAGGAAACGGGGCGATTGAACTCGCGACCAAAGTTGCGGAAAAAGCCGATCATTGGGACAAACCTTTTGTACCGGTTTATGAGTGGGATTGGAAACTGGAAGACAAAATAGAGGCAATAGCCACAAAAGTATACGGTGCCGGAAGGGTTGAGTATTCAGGTGATGCCAAGGCAGATATAAAACGCATTAACTCATTAGGATTTGGAAATTTACCGGTCTGCATGGCAAAGACTCAGAAATCATTGTCCGACAATCCGGATTTAATTGGCCGCCCCAGAGATTTTACACTGACCGTACGCGAAATAGAATTGGCCGCAGGAGCAGGTTTTGTAGTGCCCATCACCGGAGAGATGATGCGTATGCCTGGACTTCCAGACACTCCGGCTGCTGAGTCAATAGATATAGACATCAATGGCAATATAAAAGGCCTCTTCTAGGTATATAGATTGCCTTAAAAGTACAACATGTACTTTTCAAGCATTACAGGATAATAAAAGAAATCACCTAAAAGGTGAACTCATTTTAGCTGCTGGGGTAAGTAATTGCTTTGAAGCAAAACCTATTAAAGCAATAATCAACTACCTTACATTAAATCAAATAATTTGAAACTAGGCCTTTTTCAAGAATTCAGTGCGAAGCACAATACTCGAGCCATTTATTTTGCAATCGACCTCGTCTTCATCTTCGGTTAGCCTTATGTTTTTAACTTTTGTGCCTCTTTTTATAACCTGAGAAGACCCCCGCACTTTAAGATCTTTAATGAGGGTTACTGAATCCCCGTCTACAAGAATATTCCCGTTACTGTCTTTTACTTCCATAATTTTCTCTTTACAAAAACAGATAAATCTACAATCTATTATGAAGCTCAAAGATATTAAGGCAATCCAATTAAATCCCTTAAAAGTAAATTTGAATCATTTGACTATATAAGTCTGGGATACCATGGCAATCAAATTAAGTTTAAATCTTGATTACCTTAACTACACCAGTAAAGTCTTTATTCGCAATTCTCATCAGATAAACAGATGAATTTAAAGCACTGAGATCCACAAAAATCTGATTACTACCAGATCTAATACCAATCTTGTGTGATTGCAATACTTGACCGGAAATATTCATGATTTGTAAATCAGCAGTATTTTGCTGACCTACTGCCTGAAAGTTTAGCTCCACACCATTGCTTGTTGGATTTGGCTGAACCAATATTTTGATATCGTTACTGGATTCATAGGTTGACAGCGGTACACAATCAACCACTCCTGATTTTAACAAGCCACAACCAAATGCATCTACCAGCTCCACAGAATAGGCCTGCAGATGTTCGAGAGTATCTCCGGGTTGATTGCCAAGGTACTTAATTCCCCCTGCTCTTGAGCTGCCATTAACCAACAACATAGCCTTACCACTGGTACGGTTAAACTCATCACGTAAACAAATATAGCCAACATCAAGCGCAGGCCTTGAAAAGGCGCAAGAATCGAATTGACAATTTATTATACCTTTTAACTCCTGACTGCATCCAGCCTCATCTATAACCTTTACTGAAAAAGATTGGCCAGTTTCCAACAAATCATCTGTTTTGTTGCCTTCAAGTGTAAAATTACCCAATTGACCACTGACATCCACTTTCAATTTTGCTCTTAGCAAAGTGTCAATACAATCATAAGCAAGATCAATTTTTAAGGCAGATTGGGAACAATCGAACGGTGGACAATAAATTTTCCCTTCTTCAATCACATAACATGAATCTGAATCAATTACAATAATTTTATAAACATCTCCATGTTTCAGAAAACTACCATTGGCAGTTCCATAGAAATAATAAGCCCCACTGCCCCCTTTTCCATTTATGTTCAAAGAAACTTCTCCGGTTTGTCGTCCGATACTGTCTTTTAAACAAGTAGTGATTAATTCAATATCAAGTGTAGAATTTTTACAACTGGTGGGAGATTTACAATTTACTTCCAATGAGGCAAAATCTCTGCAACCTTTAGAATCTTCTACAAAAGCTTCTATCTTTTGGCCGGGATAAAAAACCTCAGTGGATTGCGGACCAGTATAAACATAATTACCATTACCGCCTTGAACATCATAACTTACTTTACCTAAAACACCATGTAAACAATCAAGACTTAAATTCAGGTTTAATTTTTCGAATGAAGGGGTTTTACTTAATTCATCTATTCTTACACAAAGATTTCCCTCCCCAGGCTTTAATGGATAGGTTGAAGCTATGATCTGTAAATAATAAGTCAAACCAGGGGTTAAATCCGTCACTTTAATAAATCCGTCACATGGATCAGGAGCTTGTCCACATTCGCGCTCAATTAATGCATTACAAGCTCCTCCATAAATTGCCCAATGATAAACGAACTCAGCATCAATATGTAATGCCACAGACCTTTCTGCGGGTGCTACAAATTTATACCATACATCAGGTGCTGAATAAACAACACACGATGGTTTTACTGTGCTCAGGTTGTTATTTTCAAACAGTATGCTGGTGCAATTTTTATTCAATTCAAGTGAAGTTGCAGTTGCACACAAATCATTGAGTGGTTTTGTGCTGACTTTTTCTTTGACCTGAAGACACAATTGACCCTCCACAGTAGCAAAATAACCTGAAATTTGAACAAAATATTCTGTGCCTGCTTTAGGAGTAAAGCTAAGTGTGTTGCCTAGATCTTCTACTGCCACCTCTTGAAGTGCAGTACAGGATCCTTTAAACACTGTAATAACATCTGCAAAATTTGCTTGAGTAACAATTTCATGAACCTGATTTGAAACTGCAACAAAACTATACCACACATCTGCCCTTGATCTGAGATTTGCAGAAGGTAAAGTTGATTCAATTCTTGCATTCAAGTTGCTTGCCTGGACACAAGCTCCGTTTACCTGAACCGTAATTTTATCGTTGCATAAATCATGAGCTGGCCGTAGTCTATTTTTAGGAATTGGTTTAATTGAAACACAATGCGTTCCTGTTTCTGCGCCAAAATCATTTATTTTCCTACTAAATCTCAAGTAGTAAGTTTTACCAACTGTAACATTTAATTCTAATTGCTCACCGATAAACCCAAACTCATCCTTATTGGTACAAGAAATTGATTGAAGAGAATTACAGGTCCCTTCAAAAACACTCAACACATTGTTGTAAGAAGAATTTCCAGTAATTTCCAACAAACCGGTGAAATCCGCTACGTATTTATACCAAACCGCATTTGTATATTCTCCACTGCAACTCACGGTGACTGGTTGTGTTGATATATTGGCTGCAATATGCCCGGGAATGCAGTTTTCATTTGATTTTAGTGTGATGGATCTGTTACAATCATTATTATCCGGACTTAGAATGAAATTATCAAAAACTATTTTGGTTCCAAAATCATTGGAGTTTGACTCATAATCCAATACAAAACTCACCAGTGTTACAAAGGATGGAATGCTGAGTACAACGCCAATTGATGTATAATCCCTAAATTCCGTTGGAAACGTCCTGACAAGAACATTTCCACTTCCTATATTCATGTATAAATTCAAATTAGAAGCAACAGGCTTGAAGTAGAGCATATCAAATGCTACATAATATCGATCGTATCCACCAATCTTAAATGCAGGACTGACTAATTGAAATTTTCTTCTGGCATTGTCTGTTCGGTCTAATTGTTCATACCCAACCATGCACCGTCCGTCCGGTATAACCATTTGTTTGTTTTCCTGAATGTTGAATCCATAACTTCCTAAAAGAGATTTTTGACTCCAACCTAGAGGCAAAGTACAATTACTAAAATTTTCTATGCTCACTGGATTCTGACCAAAAACAGGAAAAGTCAGTGCAAACAAAAGAAAGAAAATATTTCGTTTCATATGTTTCATTTGAAATAGAATTAAACAATTACAAATCTTCTCAAAAATGATTTACCAGCTGCGTTAAGCTGATATACATATTCTCCAGGAGGTATCTTCCACTTCAAAGGGTCGAATGGAATAGTGTAAGAACCTTTAGGTGCAAAATTGTCAAACAACTTGGCAAGCGTCTTACCGTTCAGAGATTTTACATAAACTTTCACCTCACTTGGGATTTGAATGGAAAATTTAATATCTGTCAATCTTACATTTGTTTCATTAGGATTATGCCCTAATAAAATTGTATTAAAATTAGACCCTTTGCTGGCACCACAAGGTGCATTAAATAAATCCATATTCGGATAAGGTTGTCCCATTGTATAATCTACCAATTCTCCATCCAAACACAACCAATCCTTCAAAACAGTAGAGAACATATGACGATAATCAGTTGCCTTTTGTGTTTCGTAATAAACCACGGTATCGCCATTTTTCAAAACCTTATCATTTAAGTCAATTGGACTGCCTTTAAAACCACCTTTAACACCGTCTCCAAACATCATCAATGGAGAAAGATTTCCATGGTCTGTGCCCATAGAGCCATTTTCCCTTATGGTTCGACCAAACTCTGAATACGTCATGGTTGTCACATTACTCTGAGCGTTATCAACTTTCAGGTCATCATAAAATGCTTTAACTGAGTTTGCAACATCCCCCAACAACCTCATGTGATAATCTTTCTGAACAGTATGGGTGTCAAATCCATCAATATTTACTAGGAATATTCTTGTCCCTAATCTACCTTTTATCAATCGGGCAATGATGGCCAATTGTTCTGCCAGTCTGCTAGTCGTATTCTTTGGATATGCAACTTTATTGGAAGTTTTATTATAAGCTGTCGTAACAGTTTGTGAATATCGAAGTGAGTTATTGGTCAGTTGACGTAAAAAGGCTCTTTCTTCTCCTTGAGGACATTCTCCAAACCCCTCTGTTTCATAAAGTTTACCAAAAGCGGCCAAACGATAGAATTCGTTTGGATCATTGAATACCAGTTCCATCTGTTGATTACCGGGAGAAGTAAAAATTCTGTCTGTACTGTATCCTATTCGCAAGGCTGGCGGAACAGTAGGAGGAGTTTCAGAGAAAGAAGGAAAGTCCTGATCCAGATAACGTCCCATGATTCCAGAATTAATGCGCTTATCATGGGTATCATCGGCTGCTGTAGACCATAATTCAATGGATGTAAAATGCGAATAATTCTGATCAGGATAACCAACATTATGCAAGACAGCCATTTTACCTTCATTCCAAAGTGGCATCAACCCAGCCATAGTAGATGGAAGGGCAAATTGTGTCTCGCCAAATCCACCAAGAAGATGTTGATCATTATAATCAGTTCCATATTTGAGTCCAATTGTAGGTCTCAACTTAAGATACTCATCTTTACCTGCTGAAGTTGAATATGGCACGATCATATTTAAACCATCGTTACCTCCAAACATTTTAATCATGACAAGAATATTCTCATCGCCAGGAGTCATGGCCGCACTCAATCCACCAGCCATTAAAGGGCTCACGGGCAAACCTCCAAGCAACATAGTACCCAATCCTGCAAGTCCACCAGTCATCAGAAACTGTCTTCTATTCCACAGAATGTGTTCTTCATTATGAGCCATACCAAGGTCTGAGGTAAAGGCTGAAGGAGCATTTTTTAATTTATCTTGAGACATAGATAATTCTTTTGAACGATTATAATAATTGGTATTCTGGCAAAGTAATTAAGTACTTCATCAAATTAGAAAATTGTCTTGGAACATCAGTTAAATCCAAATTCCATGTACCATCTACAAAATAGTTGCTTGGAACTCCTGATTTAAATACCGCAATTGCATTTTGTACTATTTCTTCCGGTATATCCAGTGTGAAAAAATATTCTATAACTTTTCGCACAATTAAATCAGGATCTTTTGAATTGTCACTAAGGACTTTAAGGAACTCTCTGTACTTTAATTTAGTGGAATCGTACGGAAGATAATAATCTATGTGATCACGATTATATCGCCAACGATTTACCAAAACAAATTCACTTAACCATGAGCGATAACCTTGCCAGCCGGCAACATTTATTGGATTAAAAAGTGTCTGCCCTAAGTTAGCTGTTTGATTGTAAATAGCTCCCATGGCATCTCTGTTTGCAGTATTTTTGGGATCTGTCTTTCTCTGCCAATCGTATAAAAAATAATCTTCATCAATTCTCAAATCTAGGGAACGATAAAAGTGAACGATGTTATCTATGTTACTTTTGATAACTACACCCATATTTTCTTCTTCAAAGAAATGCTCACTCTTAAACAATGTTTTTAGCACTTCCATGATGTCCCATTTTTGCATAAACACCTGAGCAAGACCAGTGATGATTTCCTCAGGTGGAAACTGGTACATATAAAATCGATAAATTTTGGTACAAATGAATCTGGCTATTTCATTTTTCTTTACATCAAAAATAGTATCGTGAACAAACTTATAATCCGGATTTCCATCTGTGGTGGTGGATGGAGTAAAACTTCTACCAAGAACACGTTTATTCCCAAAGTCATGCCTGTTTTTATCAAAGAAATACTGACCATAAACGTTTGGCTCGATGTAAGAAGTGTTATTGCGATAAGAATATAGATACCATCCGGTCAAGGCCCGTGCTACCTCAGCAACATCCTTCTCTGTGTAATTCCCCTCACCCATCGTGAACAATTCCATTAATTCCCTAGCATAATTTTCATTGGGAGCATTTTTAGTATTTAAGCGACCGTCCAGGTAATGTAGCATAGCAGGATTTCTTCCCATATCTTCTACAAAGGTTTTAAAATTACCCAGTGCATTTTTATGCAATGCATAATAATACTGAAACACCCAAGTAGGATAGTAACCATAATTTTCAGCACCGGTCACAAAATGGTTAGACCAAAACAAGACAAGTTTATGGCGCACCCCTTCCCGGATCATTCCATTAAACCACATTTGAACCAACTCTAAAAACTTATAGTAAGTGACCGTCCCATCAGAATTAAAAGTATTTTCGGTGGCCCATTGATAAGTATAATCGATGGTACTTACGCCTGATCTTTTTTCTCCTGGTAAAGGGTGATCTTTAGCCGTCTGCAGTAAATAATCTATAATCACTCCGGGCTTATTGGCCTTAGCAGCCTTGATGAGGTTTATAGGTGCACCATTGCATAATTTGTTATACAAATGATGTATCCGCCTTTCATTCCAGGGTTTTTCAGCACTTGGAACATAAGGTGTGAGATCACCTTTAAGACATGGATTGCTTGACATATTTTGAAAAATTTTACAGTCCACAATATAAAGCAAAAAAATGGAAGCAAAGACAATTTACCGCATTATGTATGGTGGCAAATAAAATTTATAAGCAATAAGATTGCAAACAATCAATTGCGCATTACCAAGCAAATTTTTAAATTTAGGTAAACTATCTACAAACGCATTTCGGGAATATCTCCTTCAACTATGAGCTTCCCTTCTGTAGATTCAATGATGTGCTCCACACTGACTCCTGGTGCCCGTTCAATCAATTTAAACCCCTCTGGTGTTACGTCTATAACGGCTAGTTCTGTTACGATTTTCTTGACACACCCAACCCCGGTCAAAGGAAGGGTGCATTGTCTTAATAATTTTGACTCTCCGGCTTTATTGACATGCATCATCGCAACAATAATATTATCTGCTGAGGCCACTAAATCCATTGCACCTCCCATCCCTTTAACCATCTTGCCAGGTATTTTCCAATTTGCTATATCTCCGGTTTCTGAAACTTCCATAGCGCCCAAAACCGTCAATTGCACATGTTGGCCACGTATCATGGCAAATGAGGTAGCAGAATCAAACAAACTCGCTCCGGCTTTTAATGTTACTGTTTGTTTACCGGCATTAATCATATCAGGATCTTCTTCCCCTTCAAAAGGAAAAGGCCCCATTCCCAGAATTCCATTTTCAGACTGAAATTCTACATGTATACCTTCAGGTATATAATTGGCAACGAGCGTTGGAATTCCGATACCAAGATTTACATACCATCCATCTCTCAATTCTTGAGCAATTCTTTTAGCAATACCTATTTTATCAAGCATGTTTGTTCTATTTAAGATTTTGGGCGAATAGTCCTTTGTTCAATACGCTTTTCGTAATTAGTTCCCTGAAAAATTCTCTGTACGAATATTCCTGGTGTGTGCACCATATTTGGGTCTAACTCCCCGGGCTCTACTAATTCTTCTACCTCAGCAATGGTAATTTTTCCTGCCATGGCCATCATGGGATTAAAATTTCGTGCTGTTCCCTTATAAATTAAATTACCGTAGGTATCCCCTTTCCAAGCCTTAACAATGGCAAAATCAGCGGTTAATGCAGTCTCCAGTATATGAGGCTTCCCGTTGTAAATACGAACTTCTTTTCCTTTGGCAATTTCAGTACCATAACCTGCAGGTGTAAAAAAAGCTGGTATCCCCGCACCTCCAGCTCTACACCGCTCAGCCAAACTTCCTTGAGGTATGAGGTCCACTTCCAATTCACCAGAAAGCATTTGACGCTCGAACTCGTCATTCTCTCCAACATAAGAAGATATCATCTTTCTTATCTGTCTTTGTTGCAAAAGCAAGCCAAGGCCAAAATCATCTACTCCTGCATTATTTGAAATACACACTAAATTATTCAATTTCATGCGCACCAATGCAGCAATACAATTTTCAGGAATGCCGCACAAGCCGAAGCCACCCAGCATTAGCGTCATTCCACTTTTAATATCCTTTGTTGCATCATCAGCTCCATTTACCACTTTATTCATACTTTGCATTTGATTTTAGGTCAATTACGGAATGACAAAGTTGACTGATTTCTTTAATATTTTTAAATAATGCAACAAAATTAAAATGAGCTATAGAATCAATCTTATCAGCGATACTGTAACAAAACCCACCACTGCGATGCTTAAGGCTATGATAGAAGCAGAAGTAGGTGACGATGTTTTCAAAGAAGATCCAACAGTTATAAAACTTGAGGAAAAGCTAGCAGATATGTTTAGTTATGAAGCTGGCTTATTCTGTCCTTCCGGAACCATGGCTAACCAAATTGCCATAAAAGGACACACCAAACCATTAGATGAAATGCTCTGTGATGTGCACTCTCACGTATTTCAATTTGAAGTAGGCGGCTATGCTTTTCACAGTCAAATTGCGGTAAATATATTGCATGGAGAAAATGGGATCTTGAATGGAAACATGATTGAAGATAATATCAAGGCAAAGTTTGATTGGCTACCCAGAACTAAATTAGTTGTCATCGAAAATACTGTCAATCGTGCCGGAGGGCAAGCATACAGTTTAGAACAACTGAAAGATGTCTCCCGTTCATGTAGAAAAAACAACCTAAACCTCCATCTTGATGGGGCGCGTATTTTTAACGCTATGATCGCGTCCAATTACACCTCAATTCAAGTAGGACCATTAGTAGATTCTATCTCAATTTGCCTATCTAAAGGACTTGGAGCTCCTGTTGGCTCTGTCCTGATAGGCAACAAGTCATTCATTGATGAGTGTCGCAGAATCCGCAAGGCCATGGGAGGAGGAATGCGACAGGTTGGAGTGCTTGCAGCGGCGGGTATTTATGCTCTTGATCATCATATTGAAAAACTTCAAATAGATCACATTCACGCTAAAAAAATTGAAGAAACACTTTTAAAGCAAACCTATGTCAGTAAAGTAATACCGGTTATGACAAACATTATCATCTTTGATCTTTCAGAATATATTTCTACCGACCTCTTTATAAAGACTTTACGAGATCATGAAATTAATTGTACCGGATTTGGAAAACGATCTATTCGATTGGTGACTCATTTAGACATAAATGAATCCATGGTCAACCATGTTTGCGAAACATTGAACAAAATAAAATTCAAGCAATTTTAACTTTTACTTTCCAAATTATAAAAGGGAAACTCTATTCAAAAGATTTGGATGAACAAAACAGAAAGTGCTGTATTAAGAAATGTTTCATTTGTCAAACTTGGATATAGGAAACAGGATTACAAATAACTTCTAATTATAAAGGAAGAAATAACTGGGACACCCAATCATTCTAAGGAAATTTCAAATTTTTGCAATGGGAAGAATGTAGTGTTTTTTAAAACTCCATTCCAATATTAAGATGCTTTTGAAAAAATGGAGATATTAATAATCCCTATTTTCTTTTATTAATTTCGTCTCGAATCTTTGCAGCTTTTTCATAATCCTCGTCTCCAAGTACTTGCTGGAGCATTTTATTTAATTCTTCTGTGGAATATCTTTCGAAACTTGTTTCAGATCTTCCGGGTTTTGGCGCCCCTCCTATTTTTACCTGATCTTCTACATCTTCAAGAATAACGCCTGCACTTTCCATTATAAATTCATACGTATAAATAGGACAATTAAACCTTACTGCCATAGCCAAAGCATCTGAGGTGCGGGAGTCGATTTCTATACTTTCTTCGTCCTTTTCACAAATTAACTTTGAAAAGAAAATCCCTTCCACGAGATCGTTGATAATAATTTCTTTGATTTCAACACCGAATGAGGACAAAGCATTCTTGAATAAATCGTGAGTGAGCGGTCTGTTTGGATTCATACGCTCCAGAACAACAGCAATAGCTTGAGCCTCAAACCCCCCAATCACAATAGGGAGTCTCCTGTTTCCTTCCACTTCACCCAACACCACCGCATAATTCTGAGTCTGCGTCACACTGTGTGACAATGCGATGATTTCAAGTTCGATTTTACGCATTTGGTCAGACCCCATAATAAAAGTTATTTTTCAAAAAAAAAAGTGGTTTTATTTAAACAGATTTTGCCTTTCTGATGGCTTCATTTAGTTTTGGTACCACTTCAAAAAGATCTCCGCAAATCCCATAATCAGCAGCCTTAAAAAATGGAGCCTCAGGATCTTTGTTAATAACGATGATGTTACGCGAATTGTTTACCCCGGCAAGATGTTGGATAGCGCCAGAAATCCCAATGGCAATATAAACATTGGGTCTGATAGCTATTCCTGTTTGTCCTACATGTTCATGATGGGGCCTCCATCCCACATCAGCTACCGGCCTGCTACAAGCCGTCGTGGCTCCCAAAAGATCAGCCAGTTCATCAATCATTCCCCAATTCGAAGGATCTTTCATCCCTCTTCCGGCTGAAACAACAATTGTCGCCTCGGCTAAAGGGGTTTTACCTTTGACCAATTTTTTTTCAACAGACCTAATTTGAGACTGAGGTATTGTAAGATTAAGAGTACTGTATTGTGCTAATTCGTTTGAAGAGGACTCCGCCGAAATGCTGTTGGGCACAACCGTTACAATCCCTCCATTTTCATTGAAACCGTAATAAGCATAAGCCTTTCCTGAAAAGACCGTTTTTCTGAACTTTACTTTCTCTTCTTTAACCACTCCAACAGCCCCGGATATCAATCCCATTCCACTCTTAACAGCAATTTGACCAGCGATCGTTTTTCCCAAACTTGAATGACTGAGCATAAAATATTTTGGACTCAGTTTCCCTATTGCATCAGATAAAACTGCAGCAATTTGATCACTTCCACAATTATGCTCACAATCTATGCGATAAACTTCTTTAACTCCGAAAACCCCTAAATTAATTGAAAGCTCGCGTGTGCCCAAATAAATTGCCTTTACTTCCCCTGAATCAATTGTGGAAAGGGAATTAGCAAAATTCAAAGCTTCTAGACTACTTTTCTTTGGTTGAAAATCAATATGTTCTACAAAAACTAAGATCATACAAGTGATTAAATAATTTTTAAATCTTCTTTTAATACAGTCACCAACTCATCAATGTTGGAAGGATCTATCATACGAACAGAAGTCTTAACCGGAGGTTGTTCGAAGCGGCTTATCCCCACTTTTTGAATGCTTGAAATCGCTTCGATTACTTCCAAGGGTTTCTTCTTGGCATCCATAATACCCTTCATATTAGGGATACGTTGTTCGGCCATCCCTTTTGCCGCAGATATTACAAATGGAACATTTACCTCAAGTACTTCTATCCCTCCTTCTATTTCAACATCAAGAGTTGCCTTGGTTCCATCCAACTCTAAATGATTCGCATAAGAAATGAAAGGCAAATTAAGCAAAGCAGCAAGCATGGCCCCCATTTCTGAACCATTATGATCAATTGTTTCTTTACCAAGAAAAACAATGTCATAATTTTTTGTCTTGGCAAAAGCAGCCAGTTGATTAGCCGTATCCATTGAATCTAAGGGTTCTTTGTCCACTCGAAATGCTGCATCCGCTCCTATTGCCAAAGCTTTTCTCATAATCATTTCCGAATTTGAAGTCCCTACATGTACCACATGAACCTGACCACCAAATTTCTCTTTTAATTCCAATGCTCTCACTAAAGCATACCATTCATCATAGGGGTTCATAATAAATTGAACACCTTCTTCAATTAAACGTGTTCCCGTGGCATCAAAACTGATTTTGGACGTAGTGTCCGGTGTTTTACTAATACAAACTAAA is part of the Candidatus Vicinibacter affinis genome and encodes:
- a CDS encoding bifunctional nuclease family protein, with translation MRKIELEIIALSHSVTQTQNYAVVLGEVEGNRRLPIVIGGFEAQAIAVVLERMNPNRPLTHDLFKNALSSFGVEIKEIIINDLVEGIFFSKLICEKDEESIEIDSRTSDALAMAVRFNCPIYTYEFIMESAGVILEDVEDQVKIGGAPKPGRSETSFERYSTEELNKMLQQVLGDEDYEKAAKIRDEINKRK
- a CDS encoding electron transfer flavoprotein subunit alpha/FixB family protein — encoded protein: MILVFVEHIDFQPKKSSLEALNFANSLSTIDSGEVKAIYLGTRELSINLGVFGVKEVYRIDCEHNCGSDQIAAVLSDAIGKLSPKYFMLSHSSLGKTIAGQIAVKSGMGLISGAVGVVKEEKVKFRKTVFSGKAYAYYGFNENGGIVTVVPNSISAESSSNELAQYSTLNLTIPQSQIRSVEKKLVKGKTPLAEATIVVSAGRGMKDPSNWGMIDELADLLGATTACSRPVADVGWRPHHEHVGQTGIAIRPNVYIAIGISGAIQHLAGVNNSRNIIVINKDPEAPFFKAADYGICGDLFEVVPKLNEAIRKAKSV
- a CDS encoding electron transfer flavoprotein subunit beta/FixA family protein — its product is MNLLVCISKTPDTTSKISFDATGTRLIEEGVQFIMNPYDEWYALVRALELKEKFGGQVHVVHVGTSNSEMIMRKALAIGADAAFRVDKEPLDSMDTANQLAAFAKTKNYDIVFLGKETIDHNGSEMGAMLAALLNLPFISYANHLELDGTKATLDVEIEGGIEVLEVNVPFVISAAKGMAEQRIPNMKGIMDAKKKPLEVIEAISSIQKVGISRFEQPPVKTSVRMIDPSNIDELVTVLKEDLKII